One genomic segment of Pseudonocardia sp. T1-2H includes these proteins:
- a CDS encoding Rv1733c family protein: MSGRRTGRLAGRPTDRAEDAIAWLLCTLGLFAVLIAVLVGRQLYSCGLDQARYEAASRSPIRATLLEDAVRASVTTDGAPTTVRALANWTGPDGVDRSGAVAVPEDARAGTVVDAWADRDGSIVPRPALASDAIVRGVLLAGLLLATMLALLRLAWTGARAVIATRNSAAWEREWAAVEPEWRRTA; this comes from the coding sequence GTGTCGGGCCGTCGAACAGGCCGCCTCGCCGGCCGACCAACCGACCGGGCGGAGGACGCCATAGCGTGGTTGCTGTGCACCCTCGGGCTGTTCGCGGTCCTGATAGCGGTGCTCGTGGGCCGCCAGCTCTACAGCTGCGGACTCGATCAGGCTCGATACGAGGCGGCGTCGCGAAGCCCGATCCGGGCTACCCTGCTGGAGGACGCCGTCCGGGCCTCCGTCACGACAGATGGAGCCCCGACCACGGTCAGGGCCCTGGCAAACTGGACGGGGCCCGATGGCGTCGACCGGTCCGGAGCGGTCGCTGTACCGGAGGACGCCCGCGCGGGAACGGTCGTCGACGCGTGGGCCGACCGTGACGGCTCGATCGTGCCGCGCCCCGCGCTGGCCAGCGACGCGATCGTCAGAGGGGTGCTTCTGGCAGGTCTGCTCCTCGCCACGATGCTGGCCCTCCTCCGTCTCGCATGGACCGGTGCGCGAGCGGTGATCGCCACCCGCAACTCGGCGGCGTGGGAGCGCGAGTGGGCGGCGGTCGAGCCGGAATGGCGGCGTACAGCCTGA
- a CDS encoding LuxR C-terminal-related transcriptional regulator, producing MLDRLEHQTALVAATGGRREAYSVQELLHTYLLADLQRQGERRRAHLHAVAARWWADRGRPVQALDHAARSRSTDLLTDLLHRFAVPLLLVGDHEPLRRALSSVGTHATATDPWLSLASALSNIEAGELPAARSDLRRARQFWPAHGPVELAVLRAVAEQFGAEQLGAGAPGPGRAPAPAPAALADTDELPAEPELEALARLSRGNARLEHDDRIGARAEFEAALALSRRHGFDYLQMQCLTLLGVVAATAGDLPRMRVVSSEALATAAAHGWEGTSWSTAATAMLAYSALLRSEAADAERLAAEGLAPGPAVASPPLWFALQAVHGAAVFDLGDRAGGLAELHRARSDFGVEEAGAEQCAALALLEFRAALFLGHSAAARTALAWLAERTGDSGELLMMRAWLESAAGRRDHARSLIRPVLDGSTAVLLPSTMVDTWLLETAIAASASERPAARRALQTALALAEPLDAIRPFALAEPGVRELLVHQHGSFGAWDEVVDRALAAGAGRATQRAMLSEREITVLGLLPSLLSLEDIAVDLTVSVNTVKSHVRSIYAKLGVSSRRLAVLAAHEHGLLSSGAR from the coding sequence ATGCTCGACCGGCTCGAGCACCAGACCGCCCTCGTCGCCGCCACCGGGGGGCGGCGCGAGGCCTACAGCGTCCAGGAGCTCCTGCACACCTACCTGCTCGCCGACCTGCAGCGCCAGGGCGAGCGGCGGCGGGCGCACCTGCACGCCGTGGCCGCGCGGTGGTGGGCGGACCGGGGCCGGCCCGTGCAGGCCCTCGACCATGCCGCGCGGAGCCGCAGCACGGATCTGCTGACCGACCTGCTGCACCGCTTCGCCGTGCCGCTGCTCCTCGTGGGGGACCACGAGCCGTTGCGCCGGGCCCTGTCCAGCGTCGGGACGCACGCCACCGCGACCGACCCCTGGCTGTCCCTCGCCTCCGCGCTGAGCAACATCGAGGCCGGGGAACTGCCCGCCGCCCGGAGTGACCTGCGCCGGGCCCGGCAGTTCTGGCCGGCCCACGGGCCCGTGGAGCTCGCGGTGCTCCGCGCGGTGGCCGAGCAGTTCGGTGCCGAGCAGCTCGGCGCCGGCGCACCCGGCCCCGGCCGCGCCCCGGCCCCGGCCCCGGCCGCGCTCGCGGACACCGACGAGCTGCCCGCCGAGCCGGAGCTGGAGGCGCTCGCCCGGCTGAGCCGGGGCAATGCCCGGCTCGAGCACGACGACCGGATCGGGGCCCGCGCCGAGTTCGAGGCCGCGCTGGCCCTGAGCCGCCGCCACGGTTTCGACTATCTGCAGATGCAGTGCCTCACGCTGCTCGGGGTCGTCGCGGCCACCGCCGGGGACCTGCCGAGGATGCGGGTGGTGAGCAGCGAGGCCCTCGCCACCGCGGCCGCCCACGGCTGGGAGGGCACGTCGTGGTCGACCGCGGCCACCGCGATGCTGGCCTACTCCGCGCTCCTGCGCTCCGAGGCCGCCGACGCCGAGCGCCTCGCCGCCGAAGGCCTGGCCCCGGGCCCCGCGGTCGCGTCGCCCCCGTTGTGGTTCGCGTTGCAGGCCGTTCACGGTGCCGCGGTCTTCGACCTCGGAGACCGGGCCGGCGGGCTGGCCGAGCTGCACCGGGCCCGCTCGGACTTCGGCGTCGAGGAGGCGGGAGCCGAGCAGTGTGCCGCGCTGGCGTTGCTGGAGTTCCGCGCCGCGCTGTTCCTCGGGCACTCCGCCGCGGCGCGGACCGCGTTGGCCTGGCTGGCCGAGCGGACCGGCGACAGCGGTGAGCTCCTGATGATGCGGGCGTGGCTCGAGTCCGCGGCGGGCCGGCGGGACCACGCGCGCAGCCTGATCCGGCCGGTGCTGGACGGCTCGACCGCCGTGCTGCTCCCTTCCACGATGGTCGACACCTGGTTGCTGGAGACGGCGATCGCGGCCTCCGCGAGCGAGCGGCCCGCCGCCCGCCGCGCGCTGCAGACCGCCCTGGCCCTCGCCGAGCCGCTCGACGCGATTCGGCCCTTCGCCCTCGCCGAACCGGGTGTCCGCGAGCTGCTCGTCCATCAGCACGGCAGCTTCGGGGCCTGGGACGAGGTCGTGGACCGGGCACTCGCCGCCGGCGCCGGGCGGGCGACCCAGCGGGCGATGCTGAGCGAGCGGGAGATCACGGTGCTCGGGCTGCTGCCGTCCCTGCTCTCGCTCGAGGACATCGCCGTCGACCTCACGGTCTCGGTCAACACCGTCAAGAGCCACGTGCGGTCGATCTACGCCAAGCTCGGCGTGAGCAGCCGCCGCCTCGCCGTGCTCGCCGCCCACGAGCACGGCCTGCTCAGCAGCGGAGCACGCTGA
- a CDS encoding SHOCT domain-containing protein — protein sequence MSLWDVLVSIFWFMILFAWIRLLITIFGDLFRDHELSGWGKALWTLFLIVVPWFGALVYLIARGRSMNERLRAEVQRSQLDFDARVRETAGAATPSTADELAKLADLRDRGTISEQEFQHAKAKVLGRELGPAAPAHADGHTVPSPT from the coding sequence ATGTCATTGTGGGACGTTCTGGTGTCCATCTTCTGGTTCATGATCTTGTTCGCCTGGATCCGGTTGCTGATCACCATTTTCGGCGACCTCTTCCGGGACCACGAGCTGTCGGGGTGGGGCAAGGCGCTCTGGACACTGTTCCTGATCGTCGTGCCGTGGTTCGGCGCCCTCGTCTACCTGATCGCGCGCGGGCGCTCGATGAACGAGCGCCTCCGAGCCGAGGTTCAACGAAGCCAGCTGGACTTCGACGCGCGCGTCCGGGAGACAGCAGGAGCCGCCACACCGAGCACCGCTGACGAGCTCGCCAAGCTCGCCGACCTTCGGGACCGGGGCACCATCTCGGAACAGGAGTTCCAGCACGCGAAGGCGAAGGTGCTGGGCAGGGAGCTCGGGCCCGCCGCTCCTGCGCACGCAGACGGCCACACGGTCCCTTCCCCCACGTGA